A window of the Fusarium poae strain DAOMC 252244 chromosome 3, whole genome shotgun sequence genome harbors these coding sequences:
- a CDS encoding hypothetical protein (SECRETED:SignalP(1-17)): protein MRIRNFVFVMQFLTANAAIYDSLFPTARPTTSDNGIDCMFEDFYPIFSALTPNGSLSTALLSYGDKLIKDCPLTDVDVMGLPTCPYPALSDWCSFSDHAPATLLPEWSSYGSSASSWWSEHSSYAVKYAHVCKKKWFNQMIGVVYGSARLNNTIHWGECYAQAYATVDGKVTETSTSIAKATTGMKVTSTVPEETRTTSEKIEETPKEAQATAKADQGEESYGSQVKARGAGIWLIAGSGFAAVLLNDVL from the coding sequence ATGAGAATTCGTaattttgtctttgtcatgCAGTTTTTAACTGCCAATGCTGCCATCTACGATTCTCTCTTCCCGACAGCGAGGCCAACTACATCAGACAACGGCATCGACTGCATGTTCGAAGACTTTTACCCAATCTTCTCTGCCTTGACTCCCAACGGAAGCCTATCAACAGCCCTTCTGTCTTACGGCGACAAGCTGATCAAGGACTGCCCTTTGACTGACGTCGACGTAATGGGCCTACCCACATGCCCATACCCAGCACTGTCAGACTGGTGCTCCTTCAGCGACCATGCACCTGCAACTCTCCTGCCTGAATGGTCATCCTATGGTAGCTCAGCTTCCTCGTGGTGGTCAGAGCACAGCTCCTACGCTGTAAAGTACGCCCATGTTTGCAAGAAGAAGTGGTTCAATCAGATGATTGGTGTTGTGTATGGTTCAGCTAGACTGAATAATACTATTCACTGGGGCGAGTGCTACGCCCAAGCCTATGCCACTGTGGACGGCAAGGTCACTGAAACATCGACATCAATCGCAAAAGCAACAACTGGTATGAAGGTCACTTCTACGGTACCTGAAGAGACCCGCACAACTTCAGAAAAAATCGAAGAAACTCCAAAAGAGGCCCAGGCTACTGCGAAGGCAGATCAGGGAGAGGAATCGTACGGAAGTCAGGTCAAGGCTCGAGGGGCTGGTATTTGGCTTATCGCTGGCAGTGGATTTGCAGCAGTTCTTTTAAATGACGTTTTGTAA